A genomic stretch from Achromobacter spanius includes:
- the tkt gene encoding transketolase, with the protein MSNPTAPKLALADAIRALAMDAVQQANSGHPGAPMGMAEIAQALWTGNLRHNPKDPAWANRDRFVLSNGHGSMLIYALLHLTGYDLSIDELKNFRQLHSKTPGHPEVGITPGVETTTGPLGQGLGNAVGMALAEALLAAEFNKPGHTIVDHHTYAFTGDGCLMEGISHEVCSLAGTLKLSKLVVLYDDNGISIDGHVEHWFADDTAKRFEGYGWNVIRGVDGHDVAAVDAAIKAARSQSEKPTLVICRTVIGKGSPNMAGTHNVHGAPLGKDEIAATRAALGWSSEPFQIPQDVYDGWDGRKSGAAAQAEWQTAFDAYAAAFPAEAAEFTRRMKGEMPEGYADQFKAFLASTLEKAETVATRKASQFAIAALAPLLPEMLGGSADLTGSNFTDWKGVGAVRAGDKGIQFGRHINYGVREFGMAAIMNGVALHGGYLPFGGTFLTFSDYSRNAIRMAALMKQRVVHVFTHDSIGLGEDGPTHQSIEHAASLRLIPNLSLWRPCDTAETAVAWNAAVTRPTSIGMDVHDGGPTALLLSRQNLPFVPRDAATVDAIARGGYVLRDAEGARAVIIATGSEVAIALEAQAQLAKDGIAVRVVSMPSTDVFDKQDAAWKQSVLPKGLPRVAVEAGVTAFWHKYVGLEGAVVGIDRYGESAPAGALFKFFGLTADKVAETVKQVL; encoded by the coding sequence ATGAGCAATCCGACCGCCCCTAAACTTGCCTTGGCGGATGCCATCCGCGCCCTCGCGATGGATGCTGTGCAACAAGCGAACTCCGGGCATCCGGGTGCTCCCATGGGCATGGCGGAAATCGCCCAAGCCTTGTGGACGGGCAACCTGCGCCACAACCCCAAAGATCCCGCCTGGGCCAACCGCGACCGTTTCGTGCTGTCCAACGGCCACGGCTCGATGCTGATCTACGCGCTCTTGCACCTGACGGGTTACGACCTGTCGATCGACGAGCTCAAGAATTTCCGCCAGTTGCATTCCAAGACGCCGGGCCACCCCGAAGTGGGTATCACCCCGGGCGTGGAAACCACCACCGGCCCGCTGGGCCAGGGCCTGGGCAACGCCGTGGGCATGGCGCTGGCCGAAGCGCTGCTGGCCGCTGAATTCAACAAGCCCGGCCACACCATCGTCGACCACCACACCTACGCCTTCACGGGCGACGGCTGCCTGATGGAAGGCATCTCGCACGAAGTGTGCTCGCTGGCCGGCACGCTCAAGCTTTCCAAGCTGGTCGTGCTGTATGACGACAACGGCATCTCCATCGACGGCCACGTCGAACATTGGTTCGCCGACGACACCGCCAAGCGCTTCGAAGGCTACGGCTGGAACGTGATCCGTGGCGTTGACGGCCATGACGTCGCTGCCGTGGACGCCGCCATCAAGGCCGCGCGTTCGCAATCGGAAAAGCCCACGCTGGTCATCTGCCGCACCGTCATCGGCAAGGGTTCGCCCAACATGGCCGGCACGCACAACGTGCACGGCGCGCCGCTGGGCAAGGACGAAATCGCCGCCACGCGCGCCGCGCTGGGCTGGTCGTCGGAACCGTTCCAGATTCCGCAAGACGTGTACGACGGCTGGGATGGCCGCAAGTCGGGCGCCGCGGCCCAAGCCGAATGGCAGACCGCGTTTGATGCCTACGCCGCCGCATTTCCCGCCGAAGCCGCTGAATTCACGCGCCGCATGAAGGGCGAAATGCCCGAGGGCTACGCCGACCAGTTCAAGGCCTTCCTGGCCTCGACCCTGGAAAAGGCCGAAACCGTCGCCACCCGCAAGGCCTCGCAATTCGCGATCGCCGCGCTGGCGCCGCTGCTGCCTGAAATGCTGGGCGGCTCGGCCGACCTGACCGGTTCCAACTTCACCGACTGGAAGGGCGTTGGCGCCGTTCGGGCCGGCGACAAGGGCATCCAGTTCGGCCGCCACATCAACTACGGCGTGCGCGAATTCGGCATGGCCGCCATCATGAACGGCGTGGCCCTGCATGGCGGTTACCTGCCTTTCGGCGGCACCTTCCTGACGTTCTCGGACTACTCGCGCAACGCCATCCGCATGGCCGCGCTGATGAAGCAGCGCGTCGTGCACGTGTTCACGCACGATTCCATCGGCCTGGGCGAAGACGGCCCGACCCACCAGTCGATCGAACACGCCGCCAGCCTGCGCCTGATCCCCAACCTGTCCTTGTGGCGTCCTTGCGATACGGCCGAAACCGCCGTGGCCTGGAACGCTGCCGTGACGCGCCCGACCAGCATCGGCATGGACGTGCATGACGGTGGCCCGACGGCCCTGTTGCTGTCGCGCCAGAACCTGCCGTTCGTGCCGCGCGATGCCGCCACCGTGGACGCGATTGCGCGCGGCGGCTACGTGCTGCGTGATGCCGAAGGCGCCCGCGCCGTCATCATCGCCACCGGCTCGGAAGTGGCCATTGCGCTGGAGGCGCAGGCCCAACTGGCCAAGGACGGCATCGCCGTGCGCGTGGTCTCAATGCCCAGCACCGACGTGTTCGACAAGCAGGACGCCGCCTGGAAACAATCCGTGCTGCCCAAGGGCCTGCCGCGCGTGGCTGTCGAAGCCGGCGTGACCGCCTTCTGGCACAAGTACGTGGGCCTGGAAGGCGCCGTGGTCGGCATCGACCGCTACGGTGAATCCGCCCCGGCCGGCGCATTGTTCAAGTTCTTCGGGCTGACCGCCGACAAGGTGGCCGAGACCGTCAAACAGGTTTTGTAA
- a CDS encoding lytic transglycosylase domain-containing protein, whose translation MPDASVASLFRNMAQGVHQYLAECLRICSVYLGIAVIVTVSMGFALPGLRDQALQVHKALLTALAPSSMQSGTDSDAGSELGSDTASAIAMAVPTAPASNATGMLGPARVAPPKKPAVSATGPQAEALRNYISRKYKVAYDATGPLLNTVYKVSREKKLDPLLVLAVIAIESRYNPLAESHVGAQGLMQVMTSVHQEKFDAVGKDPLDPSANIGVGATILRDCINRRGSVDAGLACYVGATGPNDNGYGAKVQAERRRLALASGIALARD comes from the coding sequence ATGCCCGATGCGTCAGTGGCCAGCCTGTTCAGGAATATGGCCCAAGGAGTGCACCAGTATCTTGCCGAGTGCTTGCGAATCTGTTCAGTCTATCTGGGCATCGCGGTGATTGTGACGGTAAGTATGGGATTTGCCCTGCCCGGTTTGCGCGACCAGGCATTGCAAGTGCACAAAGCCTTGTTGACCGCCCTAGCGCCTTCATCCATGCAATCCGGCACCGATTCCGATGCCGGTTCCGAATTGGGTTCCGACACTGCGTCGGCAATTGCCATGGCCGTACCAACCGCTCCCGCCAGCAACGCCACCGGCATGCTGGGGCCTGCGCGCGTCGCGCCGCCCAAAAAGCCTGCCGTGTCGGCAACGGGACCCCAGGCGGAGGCCTTGCGCAACTATATTTCGCGCAAATACAAGGTGGCCTATGACGCCACCGGTCCGCTGTTGAACACCGTGTACAAGGTCAGCCGCGAAAAGAAGCTTGACCCCCTGCTGGTGCTGGCCGTCATCGCCATCGAATCCCGCTACAACCCCTTGGCCGAAAGCCACGTGGGCGCGCAGGGCCTGATGCAGGTCATGACCAGCGTGCATCAGGAAAAGTTCGACGCCGTGGGCAAGGACCCGCTGGACCCCTCCGCCAACATCGGCGTGGGCGCCACGATTCTGCGCGATTGCATCAACCGTCGCGGATCCGTCGACGCCGGGCTTGCCTGCTACGTGGGCGCCACCGGACCGAATGACAATGGCTACGGCGCCAAAGTGCAGGCGGAACGCCGGCGCCTGGCGCTGGCCTCGGGCATTGCGCTGGCGCGCGACTGA
- a CDS encoding NADP-dependent malic enzyme yields the protein MDANLRKAALEYHEAGRPGKISVTPTKQLTNQRDLALAYSPGVAAACEEIVADPANVFRYTARGNLVGVITNGTAVLGLGNIGALASKPVMEGKAVLFKKFAGLDVFDIEINETDPDKLVEIIAGLEATFGGINLEDIKAPECFTVERKLRERMKIPVFHDDQHGTAITVSAAFINGLKVVGKDIKTVKVVTSGAGAAALACLDLMVDLGLPLENIWVTDIEGVVYEGRTELMDPDKARFAQKTDARKLAEVIQDADVFLGLSAGGVLKPEMVATMGPRPLILALANPTPEILPELAHGVRDDVVMATGRSDYPNQVNNVLCFPYIFRGALDVGATTITREMEMAAVYAIAQLAQEEQNEVVAAAYGTFDISFGPEYLIPKPFDPRLIVRIAPAVAKAAMDGGVATRPLADLEAYEAQLQQFVYHSGAFMKPLFSAAKRIVREGGPARIVFAEGEDERVLRAVQVVVDEGLARPILVGRPSVLLTRIEKLGLRLRLGEDVEVTNPEYDERFHQYWTTYWERMCRRGITKEMARVEMRRRMTLIGAMMVHLGDADGMVCGSVGAYHDHLRFVDEVIGRRPGHNVYAAMNILLLNERTVVLVDTHVNDEPTAEQIAEFTISAANEMRRMYLAPKVALLSRSNFGSGSSASGAKMRRALEIVREKEPELEIDGEMHGDCALDEALRMRILPSSTLKGEANLLVCPNVDSGNIAYNLLKTAAGGNVAVGPFLLGCNAPVHILTSSSTVRRIVNMTAMTVVDVNTPR from the coding sequence ATGGATGCCAACCTTCGCAAAGCCGCCCTTGAATATCACGAGGCCGGCCGCCCCGGCAAAATCTCGGTCACGCCGACCAAGCAATTGACGAATCAGCGCGACCTGGCGCTGGCGTATTCGCCGGGTGTGGCGGCGGCTTGTGAGGAAATCGTGGCTGACCCGGCCAACGTGTTTCGCTACACCGCGCGCGGCAACCTGGTGGGTGTGATCACCAATGGTACGGCCGTGCTGGGCCTGGGCAATATCGGCGCGCTGGCCTCCAAGCCGGTCATGGAAGGCAAGGCGGTGCTGTTCAAGAAGTTCGCCGGCCTGGACGTGTTCGACATCGAAATCAATGAAACCGACCCCGACAAGCTGGTCGAGATCATTGCGGGTCTGGAAGCCACCTTCGGCGGCATCAACCTGGAAGACATCAAGGCGCCGGAGTGCTTCACCGTGGAACGCAAGCTGCGTGAACGCATGAAGATCCCGGTCTTCCACGACGACCAGCACGGCACCGCCATCACCGTGTCGGCCGCCTTCATCAACGGCCTGAAGGTCGTGGGCAAGGACATCAAGACGGTCAAGGTGGTGACCTCGGGCGCGGGCGCTGCCGCCCTCGCGTGTTTGGATTTGATGGTGGACCTGGGCCTGCCCCTGGAAAACATCTGGGTGACCGACATCGAAGGCGTGGTCTACGAAGGCCGCACCGAATTGATGGACCCGGACAAGGCGCGCTTTGCGCAAAAGACCGATGCCCGCAAGCTGGCGGAAGTGATCCAGGACGCCGACGTGTTCCTGGGCCTGTCGGCCGGTGGCGTGCTGAAGCCGGAAATGGTTGCCACGATGGGGCCGCGTCCGTTGATCCTGGCGCTGGCCAACCCCACGCCGGAAATCCTGCCGGAACTGGCGCATGGCGTGCGCGACGACGTGGTCATGGCAACCGGCCGGTCCGACTACCCCAACCAGGTCAACAACGTGCTGTGCTTCCCGTACATCTTCCGAGGCGCGCTGGACGTGGGGGCCACCACCATCACGCGTGAAATGGAAATGGCGGCCGTCTATGCCATTGCCCAGTTGGCACAGGAAGAACAGAACGAAGTCGTGGCCGCCGCCTATGGCACGTTCGACATCTCGTTTGGCCCGGAATATCTGATTCCCAAGCCGTTTGACCCTCGCCTGATCGTGCGCATTGCGCCGGCGGTGGCCAAGGCCGCGATGGACGGCGGCGTGGCCACGCGCCCGCTGGCCGACCTGGAAGCCTACGAAGCGCAGTTGCAGCAATTCGTGTACCACTCGGGCGCATTCATGAAGCCCCTGTTTTCGGCCGCCAAGCGCATCGTGCGTGAGGGTGGCCCCGCTCGCATCGTGTTCGCGGAAGGCGAAGATGAACGCGTGCTGCGCGCGGTGCAGGTGGTGGTGGACGAAGGTCTGGCCCGCCCCATCCTGGTAGGCCGCCCGTCGGTGCTGCTGACCCGCATCGAAAAACTGGGCTTGCGCTTGCGCCTGGGTGAAGACGTTGAAGTCACCAACCCCGAGTATGACGAACGGTTCCATCAATACTGGACGACATACTGGGAACGCATGTGCCGCCGAGGCATCACCAAGGAAATGGCGCGCGTGGAAATGCGCCGCCGCATGACCTTGATCGGCGCGATGATGGTGCACCTGGGCGACGCGGACGGCATGGTCTGCGGCTCGGTGGGGGCGTATCACGATCACCTGCGTTTCGTGGATGAAGTGATCGGCCGCCGCCCGGGGCACAACGTGTACGCCGCCATGAACATCCTGCTGCTCAATGAGCGCACGGTAGTGTTGGTGGACACGCACGTCAACGACGAACCCACGGCGGAACAGATCGCTGAATTCACCATTTCCGCCGCCAACGAAATGCGCCGGATGTACCTGGCGCCAAAGGTGGCGCTGCTGTCGCGTTCGAACTTCGGTTCCGGCAGCTCGGCGTCCGGCGCCAAGATGCGCCGCGCGTTGGAAATCGTGCGCGAAAAAGAACCCGAACTGGAGATCGACGGCGAAATGCACGGCGACTGCGCGCTGGACGAAGCGCTGCGCATGCGCATCCTGCCGTCGTCCACATTGAAGGGCGAAGCCAATCTGCTGGTGTGCCCGAACGTGGACTCGGGCAACATTGCCTACAACCTGCTCAAGACGGCGGCGGGCGGCAACGTGGCCGTCGGCCCGTTCCTGTTGGGCTGCAATGCGCCGGTGCATATCCTGACCTCCAGCTCGACCGTGCGCCGCATCGTCAACATGACCGCGATGACTGTGGTCGATGTCAACACGCCACGTTGA
- the gap gene encoding type I glyceraldehyde-3-phosphate dehydrogenase: MTIRVAINGYGRIGRNILRAHYEGGKKHDIEIVAINDLGDPKTNAHLTRYDTAHGKFPGTVEVDGDFMVVNGDKIRVLANRNPAELPWGELKVDVVLECTGFFTTKEKAGAHIKGGAKKVIISAPGGKDVDATIVFGVNHGVLKSTDTVISNASCTTNCLAPLVKPLNDKLGLENGLMTTVHAYTNDQVLTDVYHEDLRRARSATMSMIPTKTGAAAAVGLVLPELNGKLDGYAIRVPTINVSLVDLSFVASRDTTAEEVNSILKAASEGELKGILDYNTEPLVSVDYNHNPASSTVDASLTKVSGRLVKVSSWYDNEWGFSNRMLDTTVALMSAK; the protein is encoded by the coding sequence ATGACTATTCGCGTCGCCATCAATGGTTACGGTCGCATCGGCCGCAACATCCTGCGTGCCCACTACGAAGGTGGCAAGAAGCACGATATCGAAATCGTCGCCATCAACGATCTGGGCGATCCCAAGACGAACGCGCACTTGACGCGCTACGACACCGCCCACGGCAAGTTCCCGGGTACCGTCGAAGTCGACGGCGACTTCATGGTCGTCAACGGCGACAAGATCCGCGTGCTGGCCAACCGCAACCCGGCTGAACTGCCCTGGGGCGAGCTCAAGGTTGACGTGGTCCTGGAATGCACGGGCTTCTTCACGACCAAGGAAAAGGCCGGCGCGCACATCAAGGGCGGCGCCAAGAAAGTCATCATCTCGGCCCCGGGCGGCAAGGATGTGGACGCCACCATCGTGTTCGGCGTGAACCACGGCGTGCTGAAGTCGACCGATACGGTCATTTCGAACGCTTCGTGCACCACCAACTGCCTGGCCCCGCTGGTCAAGCCGCTGAACGACAAGCTGGGCCTGGAAAACGGCCTGATGACGACCGTTCACGCCTACACCAACGATCAGGTCCTGACCGACGTCTATCACGAAGACCTGCGTCGCGCGCGTTCGGCCACGATGAGCATGATCCCCACGAAGACCGGCGCTGCCGCCGCCGTGGGCCTGGTGCTGCCGGAACTGAACGGCAAGCTGGACGGCTACGCCATCCGCGTCCCGACCATCAACGTGTCGCTGGTCGACCTGTCGTTCGTGGCCAGCCGCGACACGACCGCCGAGGAAGTGAACAGCATCCTGAAGGCCGCGTCGGAAGGCGAGCTCAAGGGCATCCTGGACTACAACACCGAACCCCTGGTCTCGGTGGACTACAACCACAACCCGGCCTCCAGCACCGTTGACGCGTCGCTGACCAAGGTCTCGGGCCGTCTGGTCAAGGTCTCGTCCTGGTACGACAACGAGTGGGGCTTCTCGAACCGCATGCTCGACACCACCGTCGCGCTGATGTCGGCCAAGTAA
- a CDS encoding 16S rRNA (uracil(1498)-N(3))-methyltransferase — protein sequence MSAPRFFCDIPLVAGTRVALPDALAHHALRVLRLKAGETVVLFNGQGGEYDAVLEVDGKAGFATLGDFKPREAELAGRITLVQGLPSGDKMDWVVEKAVELGAVRVSPIAAQRSVLQLSGPRLDKRVAHWQRIAQSASEQCGRNRLMTVDAPQTLAEWLAQPADGLRLLCHPEAADDLAGKLRATPDLSALTLLVGPEGGWSDKELDLARHAGVQAVRFGPRVLRTETAGLALLAAVSALMGW from the coding sequence ATGTCCGCCCCCCGATTTTTCTGCGACATTCCCCTTGTTGCCGGCACCCGTGTCGCCTTGCCGGACGCCCTGGCACACCATGCGTTGCGCGTGCTGCGGCTGAAAGCAGGCGAAACCGTTGTGCTGTTCAATGGCCAGGGTGGCGAGTACGACGCCGTGCTTGAGGTCGATGGCAAGGCAGGCTTCGCCACGCTCGGCGATTTCAAGCCCCGCGAAGCCGAGCTTGCCGGGCGCATCACCCTGGTTCAGGGCTTGCCGTCGGGCGACAAGATGGATTGGGTGGTGGAAAAAGCGGTGGAACTGGGGGCAGTCCGCGTCAGCCCTATTGCCGCGCAACGCAGCGTGTTGCAGTTATCGGGGCCTCGGCTGGACAAGCGCGTTGCGCATTGGCAGCGCATTGCACAATCCGCCAGTGAGCAGTGCGGCCGCAACCGCCTGATGACGGTGGACGCGCCGCAAACGTTGGCTGAATGGCTGGCACAGCCCGCCGACGGGTTGCGCCTCTTGTGTCATCCAGAGGCCGCCGACGATCTGGCCGGCAAGCTGCGAGCCACGCCCGACTTATCGGCGCTGACCTTGCTGGTCGGGCCGGAAGGCGGATGGTCGGACAAGGAACTGGATCTGGCCCGCCACGCGGGCGTACAGGCCGTGCGGTTCGGTCCGCGCGTGCTGCGCACGGAGACGGCCGGGCTGGCCTTGCTGGCGGCCGTCAGCGCGTTGATGGGCTGGTAG
- a CDS encoding barstar family protein, whose protein sequence is MTRNGQSTLQKQLLRGGALPHEGLDKKAVVDASHELGLALFVANCDPARSRSAVLRAIVKAVDFPEYFGGNLDALYDCLCDTVLDHKTGVVLWLYRLHSGDPVLEEDAARIETVCSDAADFARENGRIFAFVIEHAGKHPDPEPGVAAAPYGEND, encoded by the coding sequence ATGACGCGCAATGGCCAATCTACGTTGCAGAAGCAGCTTCTGCGCGGGGGAGCGCTGCCTCATGAGGGGCTGGACAAGAAGGCCGTCGTGGATGCCTCCCACGAGCTGGGCCTGGCCTTGTTCGTTGCCAACTGCGACCCCGCCCGCAGCCGTTCCGCGGTGCTGCGCGCCATTGTCAAGGCGGTGGACTTTCCCGAATACTTCGGCGGCAACCTGGATGCCCTGTACGACTGCCTGTGCGATACGGTCCTGGACCACAAGACTGGTGTCGTGTTGTGGCTGTACCGGTTGCACTCGGGCGACCCGGTATTGGAAGAAGACGCCGCCCGCATTGAAACCGTATGTTCTGACGCGGCCGATTTTGCCCGCGAGAACGGTCGCATTTTTGCGTTCGTCATTGAGCACGCTGGCAAGCACCCCGATCCGGAACCCGGCGTCGCGGCGGCGCCCTATGGTGAAAACGACTGA
- a CDS encoding pyridoxal phosphate-dependent aminotransferase, with product MPRLATRTHDFLTFQVVELFKQAQALQATGKDIISLGIGEPDFTAPPQVVEALERAARAGLSGYGPPAGLMPLREAIAQFYHDRFGARINPARVIVTAGASGALTLACAALVNHGGEVLMPDPSYPANSNFVLAAGGVPRLIPSSAEKRFQLSAADVAQHWTPATQGVLVASPSNPTGTSIAHAELAELLAQVRARDGFAIVDEIYLGLSYEGQPKSALTLDDDIIVINSFSKYFHMTGWRLGWMIVPEDMVAPVEKIAASLAICAPTLAQHAALACFTEQAMKTFEHRREAFKQRRDYLLPEFERLGIHVPVKPDGAFYIYADISNLGMDSAAFSQRLLLEAGVAAVPGLDFGPAHGSHTMRFSYATGLDRLEEAVARIGKLLQR from the coding sequence ATGCCCCGCCTTGCTACTCGCACCCATGACTTTCTGACCTTCCAGGTAGTGGAACTTTTCAAGCAGGCGCAAGCGCTACAGGCGACGGGCAAGGACATTATCAGCCTGGGCATCGGCGAACCGGACTTTACCGCGCCGCCCCAGGTGGTGGAAGCGCTGGAACGCGCCGCGCGCGCCGGCCTGAGCGGCTACGGCCCACCCGCCGGCCTGATGCCGCTGCGCGAGGCCATTGCGCAGTTCTACCACGACCGGTTCGGCGCCAGGATCAATCCGGCGCGCGTCATTGTCACGGCGGGGGCGTCCGGTGCGCTCACGTTGGCCTGCGCGGCGCTGGTCAACCACGGCGGCGAAGTCCTGATGCCGGACCCGTCCTACCCCGCCAACAGCAACTTCGTGCTGGCGGCCGGCGGCGTGCCGCGCCTGATCCCGAGTTCGGCCGAAAAGCGGTTCCAGCTTTCGGCGGCTGACGTGGCCCAGCACTGGACGCCCGCCACCCAGGGCGTGCTGGTGGCGTCCCCAAGCAACCCCACCGGCACCTCCATTGCCCATGCCGAATTGGCGGAACTGCTGGCGCAGGTTCGCGCACGCGACGGCTTTGCCATCGTCGACGAAATCTACCTGGGACTGTCATATGAAGGCCAGCCGAAGTCGGCCCTGACCCTGGACGATGACATCATCGTCATCAACAGTTTTTCGAAGTACTTCCATATGACGGGCTGGCGACTGGGCTGGATGATCGTTCCCGAAGACATGGTGGCGCCGGTTGAGAAAATTGCCGCCAGCCTGGCGATCTGCGCGCCCACCCTGGCCCAGCACGCCGCGCTGGCCTGCTTCACCGAGCAGGCGATGAAAACCTTCGAACACCGCCGCGAAGCGTTCAAGCAGCGCCGCGACTACCTGTTGCCCGAATTCGAGCGCTTGGGCATCCATGTGCCCGTCAAACCGGACGGCGCGTTCTATATCTACGCCGACATCAGCAACCTGGGCATGGACAGCGCCGCATTTTCGCAGCGCCTGCTGCTGGAAGCCGGGGTTGCCGCCGTGCCGGGCCTGGACTTCGGACCGGCCCATGGCAGCCACACCATGCGCTTTTCCTACGCCACCGGCCTGGACCGGCTGGAAGAGGCCGTGGCGCGCATCGGCAAACTGCTGCAACGCTGA
- a CDS encoding FAD-binding protein, with product MQPSRRAFLLGRRPAQTPWAAFMQRLKLLCQGQVNDLGENGPGGAQAILTPTRDADVAHARTLCAEYGVVMTLEGATGPYAPSPEPRLRIDPSRLAGLARLVGESGSAPGSYPAANPPRWRAQPGVPMAALVQAGLRQFAGFPDAMTLAEWLAAPAPWPAGRCAASGVLTVDVMLADGVEETLGPFGEADVQPLRSATVQSLVPSLFQLASGGDAFATRDGDHWLGRYRLDALKPEAPATVNLAHLLLGHGGTLAWVQSVTLTEAPAAPFFPPSEPQTPGLATFRLDARVKALFDPHGRFPLFLSNET from the coding sequence ATGCAGCCATCCCGGCGCGCCTTCCTGCTTGGTAGGCGGCCCGCGCAAACGCCGTGGGCCGCTTTTATGCAGCGCTTGAAGCTGCTGTGCCAGGGGCAAGTCAATGATTTGGGCGAGAACGGTCCGGGCGGTGCGCAGGCCATCCTGACGCCCACGCGCGATGCCGACGTGGCCCATGCGCGCACGCTGTGTGCCGAGTATGGCGTGGTGATGACGTTGGAGGGGGCGACGGGGCCTTATGCGCCGTCCCCCGAGCCGCGCCTGCGGATTGATCCGTCGCGCCTGGCCGGCCTGGCCCGCTTGGTTGGCGAGTCGGGCAGTGCCCCAGGCAGTTACCCGGCGGCCAACCCTCCGCGTTGGCGGGCGCAGCCTGGCGTGCCCATGGCGGCCTTGGTCCAGGCCGGCTTGAGGCAGTTCGCGGGTTTTCCGGATGCCATGACCCTGGCCGAATGGCTGGCCGCGCCAGCGCCCTGGCCTGCTGGCCGCTGCGCCGCCTCGGGCGTGCTGACGGTGGATGTCATGTTGGCCGACGGCGTCGAGGAAACGCTGGGACCGTTTGGCGAGGCCGATGTCCAGCCGCTGCGCTCAGCCACCGTGCAAAGCCTGGTGCCCTCGCTGTTCCAGTTGGCTTCGGGCGGCGACGCCTTTGCCACGCGGGACGGCGATCACTGGCTGGGACGTTATCGGCTGGACGCGCTTAAACCCGAGGCCCCGGCCACCGTCAATCTGGCCCATCTGCTGCTGGGTCACGGCGGGACGCTGGCGTGGGTGCAAAGCGTCACGCTGACCGAGGCGCCGGCAGCGCCTTTCTTCCCCCCATCTGAACCACAAACGCCCGGGCTTGCCACGTTCCGGCTCGACGCGCGGGTCAAGGCGCTGTTCGACCCGCATGGTCGTTTTCCCCTATTTCTGTCCAATGAAACCTGA
- a CDS encoding patatin-like phospholipase family protein, with translation MSTRHVEVSPAGPACPRTPIGLVLTGGGARAAYQVGVLSAIMELLDPDWQSRFRNPFDIICGTSAGAINAAALACRADRPHLGVRRIRRLWSSLNTDMIYRADAPGLIRTGVRWLGLLSLGWMYSGLTRKRPQSLLDNGPMEALLGRVLNFDHLRANLEGGALSALAITASGYTSGEHLTFYQAHAPIEPWHRYLRLAIPTPISIDHLMASSSIPFVFPARQVQVHGKGEWCGDGSMRQLAPISPAIHLGAHRVLVIGTGFRDDTHPENREDSPPYPSLAQVGGHALSSIFLDGLSVDVERLERINALMEHATPDGVQVNVRRIQVLTITPSQSLDTMALEHLQDMPAQARALFRVLGVSSDPGRPGGGALMSYLLFESSYTKRLIELGYADTMQRNEEVIAFFKEAQA, from the coding sequence ATGTCAACACGCCACGTTGAAGTGAGTCCCGCCGGTCCGGCGTGCCCGCGCACGCCGATCGGCCTGGTCCTGACGGGGGGCGGCGCGCGCGCCGCCTATCAGGTCGGCGTGCTCAGCGCCATCATGGAGCTGCTGGACCCCGACTGGCAGTCCCGCTTCCGTAACCCTTTTGACATCATCTGCGGCACGTCCGCGGGCGCGATCAACGCCGCCGCGCTGGCCTGCCGCGCCGATCGCCCGCACCTGGGCGTGCGCCGCATTCGTCGGCTGTGGTCGTCGCTGAATACCGACATGATCTACCGCGCCGACGCGCCCGGGCTGATACGCACGGGCGTGCGCTGGCTGGGGCTGCTGTCGCTGGGGTGGATGTATTCGGGGCTGACGCGCAAGCGGCCGCAGTCGCTCTTGGACAACGGCCCCATGGAGGCGCTGCTGGGACGGGTGCTGAACTTCGATCATCTGCGCGCCAACCTGGAAGGCGGCGCACTGTCGGCGCTGGCCATCACGGCGTCGGGCTACACCAGCGGCGAACACCTGACCTTCTACCAGGCGCACGCGCCCATCGAACCCTGGCACCGCTATTTGCGGCTGGCCATCCCCACGCCCATCAGCATCGACCATCTGATGGCGTCGTCATCGATCCCTTTTGTGTTCCCCGCGCGGCAGGTGCAGGTGCATGGCAAGGGCGAATGGTGCGGCGACGGGTCCATGCGCCAGTTGGCGCCGATCAGCCCGGCCATTCATCTGGGCGCGCACCGCGTCCTGGTGATAGGCACGGGCTTTCGCGACGATACCCATCCCGAGAACCGCGAAGATTCCCCACCGTATCCGTCCTTGGCCCAGGTGGGCGGGCATGCGCTGTCCAGCATCTTCCTGGATGGCCTGTCGGTGGACGTGGAACGGTTGGAGCGCATCAATGCCCTGATGGAGCACGCCACGCCGGACGGCGTCCAGGTCAATGTGCGCCGCATTCAGGTGCTGACCATCACGCCCAGCCAGTCGCTGGACACGATGGCGCTTGAGCACCTGCAAGACATGCCCGCACAAGCGCGTGCCCTTTTCCGCGTACTCGGTGTATCGTCCGATCCAGGCCGTCCCGGGGGCGGTGCGCTGATGTCGTATCTGCTGTTCGAATCCAGCTACACCAAGCGATTGATTGAACTGGGTTATGCCGATACGATGCAGCGTAACGAAGAAGTGATCGCCTTTTTCAAGGAGGCTCAGGCATGA